From one Mytilus edulis chromosome 1, xbMytEdul2.2, whole genome shotgun sequence genomic stretch:
- the LOC139494409 gene encoding transforming growth factor-beta-induced protein ig-h3-like: protein MKLILLVVCFVLSNAQTIPELAEKLGAKTLVNLVKDAGLADTLSGQGPFTVFGPTDAAFAALPPAVLNKLMNDKKLLESVLLFHVLSGKVYSSQLTNDMTAATLNGAKVRVNIYGQTVAVDGSKVILADQNATNGVIHVIDKVLAEIPTQNIVEFAAGQKDFSSLVFLVVSARLGATLSGGPFTLFAPTNEAFNKLPPDAINKLLQNQTALIEVLTYHVVKGTVYSAGLSNGMVPTVEGKSVKVDISSGGVMINNAKVTMADIPVTNGVIHVIDTVLLPPK from the exons ATGAAACTGATCTTGTTAGTGGTTTGTTTTGTGCTTTCTAATGCGCAGACGATCCCAGAACTTGCAGAAAAACTTGGAGCTAAAACTCTCGTGAACTTAGTCAAAGATGCAGGGCTTGCTGATACTTTGTCCGGTCAAG GTCCATTTACGGTATTTGGGCCCACTGATGCAGCCTTTGCAGCTCTACCACCAgctgttttaaataaattaatgaatGATAAAAAATTGCTAGAATCTGTACTGCTGTTCCATGTTTTGAGCGGTAAAGTTTACTCAAGTCAGTTAACCAATGATATGACAGCAGCCACACTGAATGGTGCAAAAGTCAGAGTTAACATTTACGGACAG ACTGTAGCTGTAGATGGGAGCAAGGTAATATTGGCCGACCAAAATGCAACAAATGGTGTCATCCATGTAATTGACAAAGTCCTTGCAGAGATCCCAACTCAAAATATTGTAGAGTTTGCTGCAGGTCAAAAAGATTTTTCGAGTCTTGTATTCTTAGTAGTAAGTGCTAGACTTGGAGCAACATTATCAG GTGGCCCATTTACTCTATTTGCACCAACAAACGAAGCATTTAACAAACTCCCACCAGATGCAATAAACAAACTTCTACAGAACCAGACAGCTCTCATCG AGGTGCTAACGTATCATGTTGTTAAGGGAACAGTCTATAGTGCCGGGCTATCAAACGGAATGGTACCAACTGTAGAGGGTAAATCAGTAAAAGTAGATATAAGTTCAG gtggtGTGATGATAAATAATGCCAAAGTTACAATGGCTGATATACCCGTCACAAATGGAGTCATCCATGTCATTGACACAGTATTGTTACCACCGAAATAA
- the LOC139494418 gene encoding carnosine synthase 1-like — MSDRKRSNTEELSGKTIIIIGTSGKGLQFLWKILQDLNIKVILVDTKNENHGRRFVEVFIQYNYLEDHNDENHANTIIRILGHRKEQLSACISFAEDSMHLTAILSQKLGLIGINPDVARISQSKQLTYDALKDGLDTSNYSPLSFRIKNVSDIVKTKGLLFPAILKPEYGSNSEGITEVTSVDECVSKYTKLQGTFGKDWNVKRFSNAMVLMEYLPGISHHIEIVLFHGALLIALVSDMGPKLPGVFADTTTCFPTCLSERLKGEIIKAAFDCCRKIGLDNGVYNVEMKLTNAGFKMIEINTRPGCYRRCAVFKTTNSIDLHVTNVLIKCGIKPELQGENINYAVGCFLYSFAHKRQLRDPIVQRKIIKLQQQNQLIYFERCKIAECEKPFPKCFAHLVALDKRGVQFAKQNLLDICTELNLSSDEYNIKHFTRYF; from the exons ATGTCGGATAGAAAAAGAAGTAATACAGAAGAATTGTCAGGCAAAACAATTATTATTATTGGAACCTCGGGGAAAGGTTTGCAGTTCTTGTGGAAAATTCTGCAGGATTTAAACATTAAG gTTATTCTGGTTGACACAAAAAACGAGAACCATGGTCGTCGTTTTGTTGAAGTTTTTATCCAATACAACTATCTAGAGGATCACAATGATGAAAATCATGCCAATACTATCATTCGAATTCTTGGACACAGGAAGGAACAACTATCGGCATGTATTTCTTTCGCTGAAGATAGTATGCATTTAACTGCCATTTTAAGTCAGAAGCTAGGGCTGATTGGTATCAATCCAGATGTAGCTCGTATATCGCAGAGCAAACAATTAACATATGATGCACTGAAAGACGGTTTGGATACAAGTAACTATTCACCGCTATCATTTCGAATTAAAAATGTATCAGATATCGTCAAAACAAAAGGTCTTTTATTTCCAGCGATACTTAAACCAGAATATGGTAGTAATTCAGAGGGTATAACGGAAGTTACATCTGTAGACGAATGTGTAAGTAAATATACCAAACTACAAGGTACATTTGGAAAAGATTGGAATGTCAAGAGATTCAGCAATGCAATGGTTCTAATGGAATACTTGCCAGGCATAAGTCACCACATTGAGATTGTTTTATTTCACGGTGCTTTGCTTATAGCTCTCGTATCAGACATGGGCCCAAAATTACCAGGTGTATTTGCAGATACGACCACTTGTTTTCCAACATGTTTATCGGAAAGATtaaagggagaaataattaaggCGGCTTTTGATTGCTGTAGAAAAATCGGATTGGATAATGGTGTGTACAACGTTGAAATGAAATTAACCAACGCTGGCTTCAAGATGATCGAAATCAACACCCGACCTGGTTGTTATAGAAGGTGTGCTGTCTTCAAAACCACGAACTCTATCGACCTACATGTGACTAATGTTTTAATCAAATGTGGAATCAAGCCAGAGTTACAAGGAGAGAATATAAATTATGCGGTTGGGTGTTTTCTGTATTCTTTTGCTCATAAACGTCAGTTGAGGGATCCAATAGTACAgagaaaaattatcaaattacaACAGCAAAATCAACTCATTTACTTTGAAAGATGCAAAATAGCTGAATGTGAAAAACCCTTTCCAAAATGTTTCGCTCATTTAGTGGCTTTAGACAAAAGAGGTGTGCaatttgcaaaacaaaatttGCTAGACATTTGCACGGAACTAAATCTATCTAGTGatgaatataatataaaacattttacaaGGTATTTCTAA
- the LOC139494428 gene encoding transforming growth factor-beta-induced protein ig-h3-like, with protein MKILLVIFAVVISANCNPCQFYDLLTCADFLGSWKFVELCEKAHVTHEFTKGNDTKTLFLPSRGALDSIPPAIIEMMSKNKTFLREVIMYHLVPQKLQCINMKDNSLLPTFQGEQLRVNRYTSEQDNKTLITVEGGEYMNVEDRTKNGRICVIHQVLYQIPTRTAYKYISEDRNVSTFLLLASKAQDLDTFKGPNMTVLVPDNAAFSKLAPGVLQNITSNPELLKGVLSNHMTDEVFFTKGLTHTRKFTSKSGMSFPVDVKEREVYVGSAKIINADISTLNGVVQIIDTVLVDT; from the exons atgaagattttgttGGTCATTTTCGCTGTAGTCATATCGGCTAATTGTAATCCATGTCAATTTTATGATTTGTTGACTTGTGCAGACTTTCTAGGATCATGGAAATTCGTTGAATTATGCGAGAAAGCTCATGTTACACATGAATTTACAAAAGGAAATG ATACCAAAACTCTGTTTCTGCCTTCAAGAGGTGCATTGGACAGTATTCCACCAGCAATCATTGAGATGatgtctaaaaataaaacatttttaagagaAGTAATTATGTACCATTTAGTGCCACAAAAACTTCAATGTATCAATATGAAAGACAACAGTTTATTGCCAACTTTCCAAGGAGAACAATTACGAGTCAACAGATACACGTCAGAACAG GATAACAAGACTTTAATAACAGTAGAAGGTGGGGAGTATATGAACGTTGAGGACAGGACAAAGAATGGAAGGATATGTGTTATACACCAGGTATTATATCAGATTCCAACTAGAACAGCATACAAATATATCTCAGAAGACCGCAATGTCAGCACATTTCTCTTACTTGCATCTAAAGCACAAGATTTGGACACTTTTAAAG gaCCGAACATGACAGTTTTAGTGCCAGACAATGCAGCATTTTCCAAATTAGCTCCTGGTGTGTTGCAAAATATTACAAGTAATCCAGAATTGCTTAAAG GAGTTCTGTCAAACCATATGACTGATGAAGTGTTTTTCACTAAAGGTCTTACTCACACACGGAAATTTACATCTAAATCTGGCATGTCCTTTCCAGTAGACGTTAAAG agagAGAGGTGTATGTTGGTTCAGCTAAGATAATCAACGCAGATATATCAACTTTGAATGGTGTTGTTCAAATCATAGACACAGTTTTGGTAGACACATAG